A window from Primulina eburnea isolate SZY01 chromosome 2, ASM2296580v1, whole genome shotgun sequence encodes these proteins:
- the LOC140823061 gene encoding uncharacterized protein isoform X2, producing MDQLVLVPSCCGFHWTLTIIEPYKEIVYLVDSLSHRIRNEDWKCVVEMALTLFNSTKERKGRKRVQWEVIKAPKQLDAKQCGYYVMRFMRQITEEVATLEGDSLRLIFTKTGYSMEEIDEVRTELAECIQDHIYE from the exons ATGGATCAATTGGTTTTGGTTCCAAGTTGTTGTGG TTTTCATTGGACTCTCACTATCATCGAGCCTTATAAGGAGATTGTTTATTTGGTGGATTCCCTAAGTCATCGCATTCGCAATGAGGATTGGAAATGTGTTGTGGAAAT GGCGTTGACATTGTTTAACTCAACTAAGGAAAGGAAAGGAAGAAAGCGTGTACAATGGGAAGTCATAAAG GCTCCTAAGCAACTGGATGCGAAACAATGTGGTTATTACGTGATGAGATTCATGAGGCAGATTACTGAAGAAGTTGCAACTCTTGAGGGGGATTCACTACGATTGATA TTCACAAAAACGGGGTATTCTATGGAAGAAATTGATGAGGTGCGCACCGAGCTGGCCGAATGCATACAGGATCATATTTATGAATAG
- the LOC140823061 gene encoding uncharacterized protein isoform X1 yields MDQLVLVPSCCGFHWTLTIIEPYKEIVYLVDSLSHRIRNEDWKCVVEMALTLFNSTKERKGRKRVQWEVIKAPKQLDAKQCGYYVMRFMRQITEEVATLEGDSLRLIVILSCLSKIITSYLATYHFENSLSCVFLLIYFLCVFIVHKNGVFYGRN; encoded by the exons ATGGATCAATTGGTTTTGGTTCCAAGTTGTTGTGG TTTTCATTGGACTCTCACTATCATCGAGCCTTATAAGGAGATTGTTTATTTGGTGGATTCCCTAAGTCATCGCATTCGCAATGAGGATTGGAAATGTGTTGTGGAAAT GGCGTTGACATTGTTTAACTCAACTAAGGAAAGGAAAGGAAGAAAGCGTGTACAATGGGAAGTCATAAAG GCTCCTAAGCAACTGGATGCGAAACAATGTGGTTATTACGTGATGAGATTCATGAGGCAGATTACTGAAGAAGTTGCAACTCTTGAGGGGGATTCACTACGATTGATAGTAATATTATCTTGCTTATCTAAAATAATTACAAGTTATCTAGCTACTTATCATTTTGAAAATTCATTAAGTTGTGTTTTTTTACTAATATACTTTTTGTGTGTGTTCATAGTTCACAAAAACGGGGTATTCTATGGAAGAAATTGA